The DNA segment CCGGTCGGCGAGGTCGTCCATCGCCAGCGGCCTGCGGCGGGACGAGATGACCTCGGTAATCCGCTCCACGATCCGGCCGGCGGCGCTGGCGCGCAGCAGCAGGTCGTAGGTCAGCGCATTGCCGACGTCGGCGTCGGGAGGGCCGAGCGCCTCGATGGCGCGTCCACGCACGAAGATCGGCCAGGCAATGTAATTCTGGGCGAGGAGCTGGGTAATGTCGAAGCCGGGCTTCAGGATCAGCCGGTCTTCGCCCCTGGCGGAGAGGTGCACCTCGTCGCCATAGAAGATGTCGACATCCGGCCGGGCTTCGGCGGCGACACGCAGCACCATGCCGATATCGGGATGCAGCCGGCAGCCGGTGTCCGCGAGGCAGTACCAGTTATTCGGCTTGGTCCGCTCGGGCCATTGCTGGCGCGGGGCGAGCTCGCCGTTCTCGGTGAGGACGATGGCGAATGGGTATTTCTTCATCGCGCGTCCCGACCTGCGAACCCGTCTTCGGAAAGGAGGCGGGAAACACTGTCCTCCATCTGCCGCGCCACCGCCTGCGGCGAGAGCGTGTTGCGCAGATGGGCCCTGGCGCGTTCGGCCAGCATTGCGCGTTCCTCGGGGGAGAGCGCGGCGGCGGCGACCAGGCACTCGGCGAAGTGGGTTTCGTCGACCTTGGCCCAGCTCGTGCCGGCACCATAGGCGCCGACATCCTCGCTCAGCGTCCAATCCTCGTAGCGCACCGGGAAGCCGGTGCTGGCATTGAGGAAATCGCGCGACCCGCCGTAGTCGGTGGCGACCACCGGCGTGCCGCGCGCCAAAGCCTCGGCAATGGTGAGGCCGAAGCCTTCCGAGCAGTGGCTTGAGGCGTAGATGTCGGCGGTATCCTGAAGCACGTTCAGTTCATGAGCAGGCATCGAGAGATCGAGCAGCACCACGCCATTGGTGGAGCGGCAAAGCTCAAGCAGGTCAGCCGCGTCCTTGTGGGCGGAATCGATATTCTTGGTCTTGAGCACCAGCTGCCACCCCCTGGCGCCGAGGCCGCTGCGGGCGAAGGCGCGCACCAGCGCGTGGGGGTTCTTGCGCACGAGGAAGCTCGACGCGTCGAAGATGTAAAGGATGACGCGCGTGTCCTCGCCAAGCCCGCAGCGGCGGCGCAGACGCGTGCGTTCGGCGAGCGGGGAAAGCAGCTCGCGCACCGGTACGACGTGAGGCACCACATGCACGGGACCCCGGGCGTGGGGCCGGAAGATGTCCGCGCAGAACTGCGTCGGCGCCCAGACGGCGTCGACCTTGGCGAGCCCCTGCTTGAGGTGATCGGGAAGCGTGGGCGATTCCCACACGAACAGGCCGACAGTTCTCAGCGCCCTGTGGATTTCCGCCCACGCCGCCTTGTCCAGCACGGCGGACCAGCCATCGGGATTGAGATGCACAACCGCGATGTCCGCCGACAACGGCACATCCGCGACGGTGAATGTGGGCGCGATGCGCTGATGGATGTGAAAGGGGCGACGGATCGGGAAGATCTTGTGCGGGAACCGCGCGTGCATGAAGGCGGTGAGATAGCCCCGCCCCGCGGCGCCCAGCCCGTTATTGTAGTTCCACGGGCTGATGAAGCTGACAACCGGTGGGGTGCGAGGACATGGCGGGCTGAGAGGGAAGTTGCGCTGATACGCCAGCTCGTCCAGCAGCATGTCGGCCAGCCGGGCATCGTACCCATGCTCGACCAGCGCCTCGCGCCATCCTGTCTTGTCCGCGAAGGGAATGTCGTCGCGGACGGTCATCACCTTGATGAAGGGGAAGCCATCGGCGAGGAGCTGGCGCCAGCGAAAGATGGTCGGGTTGTGGTCGTCATAGGTGTCGAACAACTGCCCGACAGGGATGCCGGCCGCCCGCATGGTCGGCGCGAACTTGACCTCATAGGTGTTGATCACGTCGTCCTTGTCGTCAAAGGCGACAATGGAGCGAACGAATTCGTGCAGGGCGTTGGCGCGCAGCGCGTCGGACTTGATGGCGAGGAAATAGCTCTGGATGTGCCAGCTACGCTCATAATTGTCGGTCAGGCCGACGATCTGGGCCGGGTGGGCGTCAATCTTCTCGATGACATCATGGAAGACCTTCTGGCTGGTGGGTCCCAGAAGGCTGTCATTGAGAAGATAGAGGGTCTGGCAATCGAAGAAGGCACGGTGGGCGCGCATGATGTGCGCCCAGGCCGCGAAATCGAGGCCGACATTCTCGCGAACGAAGAGACCGCTGGCGAGGTCGCGCAGCCAGGGTTCGTCACCGACGAAGGGCTGATCCGCCGCGACGAGCACATAGACGTCGATGCCTTCACGAACCAGCGCTTCCAGATAGTGCCGGACATGCGGCTTGATACCGCCTTTGGGCGAATGGGTGACGAAGAGCGCCGCGCGTGGGCCGGGCGGCACATATTTCAACGTGATCAGCTGCACGTCGGTGACCGGGCGACTGCGCTTCGGCTTGGTGGGCAGGCGGCCTTCGTGGCGACCGAATATCTGGTAGTGGATCAGGGGTGAAACGCCGGATTCGCGCACGTCGCGATTCGTAGCGAGGTACCAGTCGGCATCGAACCCGGACCGGTTCGGCGTTCCCGCCGCGTTCGTGCCCGCGGCAAGAGCCGTCTGAGGCATCCAATCCCGAAACGCGCGGCGCGGCCGGCCGGATTTGTGCTGAACCAGGAACTTCAGGCTTTCGCGCGGACGCCCGTTGCGGTGGAACAGGGCCTTGCGCACGAAACGACGCGGCCGGCCATCCTTGTGGAAAGCAAATCTCTTCGTCCAGCTGGGCAGCGTGATCTTCATGGCCGGCGACCCAGGACCGTCGTTGTCACGGCGGTCACAGTCACGGCGGTTGCTGGCACACGGCTCGTCCTGCGGCCGCGCGGATTCCGGACGTCGGGGGGAAGGATCGAGGCGTCGAAGACGGGCATAAAAATCAATTCTTGGTCTATCGCCCTAATGGGAGCCTGTTGAGCACGATTCTAAATTCACCAACAAAATAGATAGGTGATCGAACAATTGCTATCCTTACATGGCACGGGTGCTGGTCGCTGGAGGCATTAAACTGTGTGTTCCCGCCCCTTTAGCTGCCCTGATCCCTCGGCGAAAGCGCGGCAGGGGAGTGACCGCGTTGTGATGATCGCGATGTTGGAATTCGTCAGCGGATTGCGTTAAGGCTTGTCGCGAGTAACGAGGTGGGCGAGCGCTATTCCGAGGGGCCGGAAAATCGCTCGGCGTTTCCTGCTTCATGGTCGTGGGCGCGGCGGTCTGGCGGTACGGGGTGCTGCACGGGTGAGATTGTGCTCGACCGAATGTCCCTAGGGGAGGGGATATGGACGCCGCCAGTCTTGAGATGCCGACCACGAATACTGGCATCGAGCTCAATGCCGAATTGCGGGAAGCCGCGGCGGAGGAAGCCGCGAAACACGATGTAAGCGCGGCGCTGCATCGTTCCGATCATCTTCTCGGTTACATGCTTTCCGTCGATCCCAACCCCGCTCTCGTGGTGCGCGGTTACATCCTCTCCGGCAGCGCGAGCGCGCGTCAGGTCGTGTCGCTGGTCGAGGACCTCGGACTGGCCGATCGCAGCTTTCGGCTGATGGAATTCGCCGCCGGCTACGGACGGGTGACGCGACATCTCAAGTCAATGTTGCCGAGGGCTTTGTATTTCGCCGCCGACATCCATCCCGAGGCCTGTGCCTTCCTCAGTGACGAGATGGGGGTCGTTGCGCGGCTTTCCTCGGCCGATCCCGAGAGCTGCGACGTGGGAGATGGCTACGATCTGGTTTTTGCCACGTCCTTCTTCTCCCACATTCCCGATGTCAGCTTCGGGCGCTGGCTCCGCGTGCTCTATGACAGCCTGGCTCCGGGTGGCTACCTGATGTTCACCACCCATGGCGCGGCGGTGATCGACAGCGCGCCGGACTTCTGGAACGGGCTGCTCGTGGGCGGCGCGGGATATGGCTATCACCCCTTCTCCGACCAGGCCGATCTGCCGGTCGAGGAATACGGCACGGCGCTGACGCTGCCCAATTATGTGAGTGCGCAGATAAGCGCGCACCTGCCGGGCGCGCGGCTGATGAGCTTCACCAGCGGCGCCGGCACGCCATCGCTGGAAGATGAGTGGGTAGTGGCGAAGCCCGCCCAGGCCTCCCCAGGCTCCGCCGGCTGAGAACCAGCGCGAGCGGGCCCGCTCGCGCGCGAAATGTCCCGGGTGCTGCCGCGGGACGCGACGGCCGGCTTTCGGCGAAGAGTCGCGCGCGATGGTATTTTTTCCTTGTGGAAAATTTATATTGCGCCGCCGTGCCGGGTTAGGATGTATTCTTTGGCTTTATCTGTGGGCGCAAAGTCGTTCAGCGCGGTTGCTTGCCTGAATTATGCTGCGATTTTGTGCCAGTGAACACGGCAGGGGTGCATATTCAATTCGATCAGTATATCCCGGAGTCGTGCGTTGGGGACTCGCACGATCGGTCCGAGGGCGAGGTATTGGTGCGGTTATGTTCTGATTGGTGCGGGCCGGTTGGATTGCCTGTCGGACAGCGCTCCGTCAGCCCCATGGCCCATCATGTCGAATTCGGCCGCTGGCAGGCGCGACCGGGTACTGGTTCCGCCGTCGGCTCCTGTGATAGGTCGTCGGTTTGGAAGCCTTCGGGCAGGGCTCGCGCTGCAATGGCGTCATGTATGGACCGCTTGGGTGGTTGTTGATCATGGGCGGTAGACATCTTCTCCTCGGCGGCGGCGGGTTCATCGGCCGGCATGTCGCTTTGCTGCTGGCGAAGGCGGGGCACGATGTGGTCGTCGCCGACCGTTCGCCGCCGCCCTTCGATCTTTCCGATGAGCTGCGCGAGCGGATTTCCTGGCGGCTGTTCGAGCTGGACGGCGCGCCGTGGGACGAGCTGCTCGACGGCGTGAGCGTGGTTCACCACTATGCTTGGAACTCGATCCCGGCGACCGCGAACGAGTGCCCCACCACTGACCTGATCGCGAATGTGGGTCCGACCATCGGCCTGCTTGAGGCGATGCGCCGGCGCGGCCATGAGGGCGCCCCCCGGCTCGTCTTCACCTCCTCGGGCGGCACGGTCTATGGCCGACTCCAGCGGGTGCCGGTCCATGAGAACCATCCGCTGAACCCGCTAAATGCTTACGGAGCCGGCAAAGCGGCCGCCGAGCACTATATCGGGGCCTATCGAAATCAGTACGGGCTGGACTGCCGCGTCGCACGTCTCGCCAACCCGTTCGGCGCCGGGCAGAACCTGTCGCGGGGGCAGGGGGCGGTGACGGTGTTTCTTCATCGCGCACTGTCGCAGCAGCCGATCGTGATCTGGGGCGATGGAGAGATCGTGCGCGACTATATCCATGTCGCCGACGCGGCGAAGGCCCTGGTGACGCTGGCGAGCGCTGACGATGTCGGCGAGCAGCACGTCTTCAATGTCGGCAACGGCGTGGGCGTCAGCCTGAACGCCATCGTCTCCGAACTGGAGACCTCACTCGGCCGACGGCTGGAGGTGCGCCGCGAGGCGGCCCGGCCTTACGATGTCCCGGTGAGCGTGCTTGACATCTCAATGATGCATGATTTGTTGAAGTGGAAGCCCCGGCTTAATTTTTCCGACGGTGTGCGCCGTACACTCTCGGATCTTGAACTGGGCCACGCCGTTTCTACCTTGGACTGACACTATTCATGATGCGCCGCTGGGCAGGGTGAGGACATCTTGGAGGAGATTTTCGATAGGGTTGCTGCGGGAGCCGGGGTGGATAGTACAGGCGAGGGGACCAATTCTGCCGATGTGCGGCAGACCGTGCTTGAGCGACTTCATCTTTACGCGCTCGCCCGTGAGTTCTGTCGTGGCTATGATGTTCTCGATGTCGACTGTGGCGAGGGCGATGGCAGTGCGCTGCTGGCGCAGGTGGCGCGTTCCGTCGTCGGCGTCGATCCCTCGCCCGAAGCGATCGCCAAGGCGCGGGTACGGGCTTCGGGTAGCGGGCTGCGTTTCGAGGCGGGTGATGCCCTCCAGATGGACCTGCCCGCCGGCAGCTTCGATCGCGTGGTCTGCCTCAGCGCGCCGTCCGGGCGCGAGGCGCTGGGCCCGCTCATCGCCATGGCGGCCAAGCGGCTCCGTCCGGGCGGGCAGCTGATCCTTTCCGTTCCCGAACGCGGTTCTGCCTCAGGGGATGCGGCGGCCGACCTCGATGACCTGTTGAAAACGGAGTTCGCGCATCGGCACGTGATGTCGCCGCGGGCGATCCACGGGTCGATCCTGGTGCCGGATGGTGGCAGCCTGCCCTCGGGCGTCGTGCGCTTCCTGACGCGTGACGGGCTACCCGATGCGGACGTGCCGCGCGCGGCTGCCTCCATCCTTGTTGCCTCGTCCGTGCCGATTACAACGACGCCGGGTGTGTTGTTCTTCGAGAGCGACGGCAGCGACGACACCCCCGCATCGCCGGGCGAGCGGCTGCAGGCCGCGCTCGACACCGTGGATCGACTGCGCGCCGGCGTGGAGCGTCATCGCCGCGAGGCGGAACGTGAACGCCAGCTCGCCGATCATGAGGCGCGACGGCTGGAGCAGGCGCGCGACGAGGTCGCGCGGGCGCGGCGCGACGCCGACATGCTGCGCGCCGTTGTCGGCCAGCATTTGATCGCCATCGGCGCGCAGGCCGTGCGCGCGCCCGACGGTGACAGCCAGGGTAAGACGGGCGGCCTTGAGGACTGGCGCTATCTTTACGATCTATCCCAGGAGCGCGTCGCGCGACTGGAGGAAGAACTGTCTGTCGCCAGGCAAAGCCTCAAGCTGCTCAATGTAGCCGGGGAAGGCGGCCAGGGTTCCTCCGAGATCGACACGATCGGGGTTCGTCGGCTCAAACGGCAGGCCGAGGAATGGCAGGAGCGCTATGAACGGCTGCACGGGCGGATCGACAGCATGGTTCGCAAGTTCACGCCGCGTATCTGGCGCAAGGCCGTTCGCAAGCACCTGTTCGGCCCTGCGGAGGAAGGTTGATGCTGGATAGGCAGGCTCCCGGTGAGTCGGCCGCAGTCTCTGCTGGCCTTCTGCTCGCGTCCCCCGCCTTTTCGGCTGAACGCTACCGGATTGCGGCGGGGCTTGGTCCCGATGAGGACGCGGCGCTGCACTACGTCACCACCGGCTGGAAAGAGGGGCGCGAGCCGCTGAGGGGCGTCGAGACCGCTTATCTCGCGCCCTATCTGGAGTCGATCGGCATCACGGTGCCGCCGGCGATCGCCTGGCTTCAGTTCGAGCTGATGGGCATTGCGATGCCCCCCACGCGCAAGGCCTCCGTTGCGCTGGCGAGGGATATCGCCCGGACCGTCGGGTTCGACGAGGCCTATTACCGCAAATGGGCGCCCCATGTCGCGGACCCCGCTCTCCACTATGTGCTGGTCGGCGAGAAGGTGGGTCTCAGGCCTAATCCGGAATTCGATCCGGCCTATTACGCGGAGACCTACCACGACCTGACGGCCGCCCGGCGCAAGTCGCGGCTGGTTCTTCATTTCGACGGCCATGGCCGTGCTGAAGGGCGGCGTCCGCGTTCCTTTGCCGACGAACTGCAACTGAAGTCCTTGCCCGGGGGCGGGCCCCCGCCGGCCCTGGTGATCTGCCACGAAGCCTCGCGAACCGGCGCGCCTATCCTCGGCTGGAACATCCTCCGCGTGCTGAAGCATAAACGCAACGTCGTCTCGGTGCTGCTGCACGGCGGGGCGCTTGAGGAAGAGTTCGCGGCCGTGGCCGGGGTGGGCGTGCCGGCTTTGGTCGGCATCCCTCGTGCGCCGGTCGAGATGCGGCGGATCGCGAAGCGGCTGATGCTTGAATACAAGCCGCTCTATGTGATCGCCAACAGCATCGAAGCGGAGCCGCTGGCGACGGAGTTCGCCAAGCTCGGCGTTCCCGTGATCGCGCTGATCCATGAATTCTCGACCTATACGCGGCCGCTGACGAAGCTGCAGGCGATGTGCGCCTGGGCGAGCGAGGTGGTGTTTCCCGCCCGCATCGTGGCGCAGTCCTCGTATAAGGCGGTCGTGGGGTTCGACCAGCGCCCCGGGGTGCATATTCTCCCGCAGGGCCGTTCCGACCTGCCGCCGCCGCCCGAGCCCGCCCACGGCATGCCGATGCCGGAGAAGAAGCCCCCTGTCCGTCTCCGCCCGCCCGGGCAGGAGGACGCGATCGTCGTTCTTGGCGCCGGCTGGGTGCAGCTTCGCAAGGGCGTCGAGGTGTTCGTGGAGACGGCGGCGGTCGCGCGCCGCCTGCGTCCCGACCTCAAGCTGCGCTTTGTCTGGGTTGGTGACGGGTTCGATCCGGAACGCGACCTCAATTATTCGATCTACCTCGACGAGCAGATCCAGCGTTCGAATCTCGGCGACAGTTTCGCGATGGTCCCGGCGGTTACCGATATCGAGGACATCTATCGCCAGACCGATATCTTCCTGCTGAGTTCGCGGCTCGACCCGCAGCCCAACGTGGCCATCGACGCGATATCGCTGGGCATTCCCGTGGTGTGCTTCGAGGGTGCGGCGGGCACGGCTGAAGTGCTGGCCGACAATCCCGGCACGCGTGATCTGGTGGTTCCTCATCTCGACGCGACGGCGGCGGCGCAGCTTATCTGCCGTCTGGCCGATGATGCGGGAGAACGCGCACGGCTGCGCGAGGAGCTGATCCGGCTGGCCGGTACGACGTTCGATATGGAGACCTATGTCTCCCGTCTCGACGAGATGGGGCAACGCGCGGCAAAGCGCCTGACGATCCCCGACGAGATCCATGCCGAGGCCATGGCCGCGATCGACCCGTTCATGCTGTTCGATCCCAATGAGAGCTGGCCCCCGCCGCAGGAGTGGCCGCGTATCGCCGTCATCAAATGGCGGCTGCTGCGCAGGGCGGTTCCCGGCTTCCACCCCTTGGTCTACGCGCTCGCTCATCCCGCGGCATGCCTGGAGGACGAGCAGGACCCGCTGATGCACTGGCTGGGAGCGGGGCGTCCGCAGGGGCCGTGGTCGCGCACCGTGTATTCGCCGCGCACGGCCCGGGAATCGAGCCTGCGCGTGGCGCTGCACGGCCACTTTCACTATCCCGAGCTGATCGACGATTTCGTCGACCGACTGCGCACCAATGCCACCAGCCCCGACGTCTTCCTGACGACGGACAGCGAGGTGAAGGCCGAGATCCTGTCCCGTGGCCTGACACGCTACGGCGGGACCGCCGAGGTGCGGGTGGTGCCGAATGTGGGGCGCGATGTCGGCCCGTTCCTGACTGGCCTCGCGGATGTGATCGCCGGTGGGGCGTATGACGTGATCGGCCATGTCCACGCCAAACGCAGCCTCTCGGTCGATGCCGAGCTGGGCGAGCGCTGGCGGAACTTCCTCTGGACCAACCTGGTCGGGGGGCGCCGGGCCATGGTCGACACCGCCGCCGCCGCCTTCGAGGAAGATCCGGAACTGGGCCTGTTGATGGCCGAGGATCCGCATGTGGTTGGCTGGAGTGCGAACCGCGAGATCGGCGAGGATCTGGCGCGGCGGATGGGTATCGTGGAGCCGCTTCCCGACGCCTTCGACTTCCCGCTCGGCACCATGTTCTGGGCACGCCCCCAGGCGCTGCGCCCTCTGCTGGATCTGGGCCTCGACTGGGCCGACTACCCGACCGAGCCCTTGCCCGGCGATGGCACGTTGCTGCACGCCATCGAGCGGCTGATGCCGTTCGTGGCCCGCAAGGCGGGCCTGAACATGGCCGGGCTCCGCGTGCCGGGAACGGGGTGGTAAATTCGGCTCGGTTCCTTGGTCGGCGCAGTTTCGCTTTGTGTCGCCTTGGACTATATGTTTCCGGAAATAGAACCGCGAGCCTTTCCGAAGAAGGCAGGCCCGGTCGCCCGCGAAGACGCCAAACTGTTTGCATACATGCGCTCCCCGTCATGACCAGGCAGAAAACCGCGTCGTCCGTAGGTCGGTTCGATAGGGGGGGCCGCGTCGCCTATGGCGCGCATCATGCCGAGGACCGCATCATGAAGATGCTGAACCAGAGTTCACAGATGCCTGGTCGCGGCGCTGTATGTCCGGACGTTTCCTTGCGTTTCCCCTTCGTGCGCCCGCGTCTGCCGGCGCTTGACGAGGTCGAGCGGGAATTCGCCCGTTCACGCCAGAGCAATTTCTACTCAAACTTCGGCCCCGCCTCGCTGCACTTCGAGCGGCTTCTGGAGGTTGCCTTTTTCCCCGGTCTGTCTGCGGTGGCCTGCGCCAACTGCACGGTCGGGCTGTCCGCCGCCCTGATCGCGCTGCGTGTCGAGGGGCCGGTTCTGTATCCGGCCTTCACCTTTCCCGCCACGGCATCGGCCATTCGCGGCGCCGGACTGAAAGCGGTGATCGGCGATGTGGACCCGGTCACGGGCGTTCTCGACCCCCAGATGGCGGACGACCTCATCGTCCGCCATGGTGTTGGCGCGGTGATCGCGGTTCGCCCCTATGGCATCTGGAGCGACCTCAACGCGCTGGGCGAGGTGTGCCGCCGGCATGGCGTGCCGCTG comes from the Ancylobacter pratisalsi genome and includes:
- a CDS encoding rhamnan synthesis F family protein; amino-acid sequence: MKITLPSWTKRFAFHKDGRPRRFVRKALFHRNGRPRESLKFLVQHKSGRPRRAFRDWMPQTALAAGTNAAGTPNRSGFDADWYLATNRDVRESGVSPLIHYQIFGRHEGRLPTKPKRSRPVTDVQLITLKYVPPGPRAALFVTHSPKGGIKPHVRHYLEALVREGIDVYVLVAADQPFVGDEPWLRDLASGLFVRENVGLDFAAWAHIMRAHRAFFDCQTLYLLNDSLLGPTSQKVFHDVIEKIDAHPAQIVGLTDNYERSWHIQSYFLAIKSDALRANALHEFVRSIVAFDDKDDVINTYEVKFAPTMRAAGIPVGQLFDTYDDHNPTIFRWRQLLADGFPFIKVMTVRDDIPFADKTGWREALVEHGYDARLADMLLDELAYQRNFPLSPPCPRTPPVVSFISPWNYNNGLGAAGRGYLTAFMHARFPHKIFPIRRPFHIHQRIAPTFTVADVPLSADIAVVHLNPDGWSAVLDKAAWAEIHRALRTVGLFVWESPTLPDHLKQGLAKVDAVWAPTQFCADIFRPHARGPVHVVPHVVPVRELLSPLAERTRLRRRCGLGEDTRVILYIFDASSFLVRKNPHALVRAFARSGLGARGWQLVLKTKNIDSAHKDAADLLELCRSTNGVVLLDLSMPAHELNVLQDTADIYASSHCSEGFGLTIAEALARGTPVVATDYGGSRDFLNASTGFPVRYEDWTLSEDVGAYGAGTSWAKVDETHFAECLVAAAALSPEERAMLAERARAHLRNTLSPQAVARQMEDSVSRLLSEDGFAGRDAR
- a CDS encoding class I SAM-dependent methyltransferase; its protein translation is MDSTGEGTNSADVRQTVLERLHLYALAREFCRGYDVLDVDCGEGDGSALLAQVARSVVGVDPSPEAIAKARVRASGSGLRFEAGDALQMDLPAGSFDRVVCLSAPSGREALGPLIAMAAKRLRPGGQLILSVPERGSASGDAAADLDDLLKTEFAHRHVMSPRAIHGSILVPDGGSLPSGVVRFLTRDGLPDADVPRAAASILVASSVPITTTPGVLFFESDGSDDTPASPGERLQAALDTVDRLRAGVERHRREAERERQLADHEARRLEQARDEVARARRDADMLRAVVGQHLIAIGAQAVRAPDGDSQGKTGGLEDWRYLYDLSQERVARLEEELSVARQSLKLLNVAGEGGQGSSEIDTIGVRRLKRQAEEWQERYERLHGRIDSMVRKFTPRIWRKAVRKHLFGPAEEG
- a CDS encoding class I SAM-dependent methyltransferase, encoding MDAASLEMPTTNTGIELNAELREAAAEEAAKHDVSAALHRSDHLLGYMLSVDPNPALVVRGYILSGSASARQVVSLVEDLGLADRSFRLMEFAAGYGRVTRHLKSMLPRALYFAADIHPEACAFLSDEMGVVARLSSADPESCDVGDGYDLVFATSFFSHIPDVSFGRWLRVLYDSLAPGGYLMFTTHGAAVIDSAPDFWNGLLVGGAGYGYHPFSDQADLPVEEYGTALTLPNYVSAQISAHLPGARLMSFTSGAGTPSLEDEWVVAKPAQASPGSAG
- a CDS encoding rhamnan synthesis F family protein — its product is MLDRQAPGESAAVSAGLLLASPAFSAERYRIAAGLGPDEDAALHYVTTGWKEGREPLRGVETAYLAPYLESIGITVPPAIAWLQFELMGIAMPPTRKASVALARDIARTVGFDEAYYRKWAPHVADPALHYVLVGEKVGLRPNPEFDPAYYAETYHDLTAARRKSRLVLHFDGHGRAEGRRPRSFADELQLKSLPGGGPPPALVICHEASRTGAPILGWNILRVLKHKRNVVSVLLHGGALEEEFAAVAGVGVPALVGIPRAPVEMRRIAKRLMLEYKPLYVIANSIEAEPLATEFAKLGVPVIALIHEFSTYTRPLTKLQAMCAWASEVVFPARIVAQSSYKAVVGFDQRPGVHILPQGRSDLPPPPEPAHGMPMPEKKPPVRLRPPGQEDAIVVLGAGWVQLRKGVEVFVETAAVARRLRPDLKLRFVWVGDGFDPERDLNYSIYLDEQIQRSNLGDSFAMVPAVTDIEDIYRQTDIFLLSSRLDPQPNVAIDAISLGIPVVCFEGAAGTAEVLADNPGTRDLVVPHLDATAAAQLICRLADDAGERARLREELIRLAGTTFDMETYVSRLDEMGQRAAKRLTIPDEIHAEAMAAIDPFMLFDPNESWPPPQEWPRIAVIKWRLLRRAVPGFHPLVYALAHPAACLEDEQDPLMHWLGAGRPQGPWSRTVYSPRTARESSLRVALHGHFHYPELIDDFVDRLRTNATSPDVFLTTDSEVKAEILSRGLTRYGGTAEVRVVPNVGRDVGPFLTGLADVIAGGAYDVIGHVHAKRSLSVDAELGERWRNFLWTNLVGGRRAMVDTAAAAFEEDPELGLLMAEDPHVVGWSANREIGEDLARRMGIVEPLPDAFDFPLGTMFWARPQALRPLLDLGLDWADYPTEPLPGDGTLLHAIERLMPFVARKAGLNMAGLRVPGTGW
- a CDS encoding NAD-dependent epimerase/dehydratase family protein, which translates into the protein MEAFGQGSRCNGVMYGPLGWLLIMGGRHLLLGGGGFIGRHVALLLAKAGHDVVVADRSPPPFDLSDELRERISWRLFELDGAPWDELLDGVSVVHHYAWNSIPATANECPTTDLIANVGPTIGLLEAMRRRGHEGAPRLVFTSSGGTVYGRLQRVPVHENHPLNPLNAYGAGKAAAEHYIGAYRNQYGLDCRVARLANPFGAGQNLSRGQGAVTVFLHRALSQQPIVIWGDGEIVRDYIHVADAAKALVTLASADDVGEQHVFNVGNGVGVSLNAIVSELETSLGRRLEVRREAARPYDVPVSVLDISMMHDLLKWKPRLNFSDGVRRTLSDLELGHAVSTLD